In Mytilus trossulus isolate FHL-02 chromosome 14, PNRI_Mtr1.1.1.hap1, whole genome shotgun sequence, a genomic segment contains:
- the LOC134696079 gene encoding uncharacterized protein LOC134696079 → MFFLCDLPFVVFLSMQYFKHSFGQFCYDVKPNGSKVNYCCANSEFKNGQCIECKIGFYTEAGGSCKPCNVNFYGYKCIDYCSCRHNQFCDNVMGCVDVTLSTSTDYITTELITVSTETTLSENTELTKKYVTFHATYETTFQEKQTNKSQYTTAMIRDESHVTLPLVVNSVQNQSIISITKQQLIVFSLSAVGFFLLLGLLFVCLRYKKKTKSRHITNLSLKDPGEFAHTDKNEEADSNKDNKTNRSCSFESLYDEIDESSMIKSFKRLQIISQTSNPYLDVIDEPQIPTKDQSEQLTDNDYIDVISGSESHKSCQSTTSDEFNYLTPVTSHQLDYYKGSLSSHKSLNGEEDDYLHPYTSVPSTQIDLSKENAVTSKRHQVHNDNSFSDDEINDHKYSHLYQQLNEGWETKAPTYLTTISTPKHDATETDASTPSCITPSTFPNESVPVTDRSAPSCIVQTKDLLVKEDDVPSSNMCCPSLKVTVISNSTTPSITSCHSSDITIKDNIEIDISDPLLDISYRNENQDDIFSILCDIKEHSLNCMHEVSLEEQ, encoded by the exons atgttttttcttTGTGATCTTCCATTTGTAGTTTTTTTAAGTATGCAGTACTTTAAACATTCATTTGGACAATTCTGCTACGATGTTAAACCTAATGGAAG tAAGGTAAACTATTGTTGTGCAAACTCGGAATTCAAAAATGGACAATGTATTG aatgtaAGATAGGATTTTACACAGAAGCAGGAGGAAGTTGCAAACCATGTAACGTTAACTTTTATGGGTATAAATGTATTGATTACTGCAGCTGCAGACACAATCAATT TTGCGATAATGTAATGGGATGTGTAGATGTTACACTTTCCACATCCACGGATTATATCACTACAG AATTGATAACCGTTTCAACGGAAACAACACTTTCAGAGAACAcagaattgacaaaaaaatatgttacatttCATGCAACAT ATGAAACAACTTTTCAAGAGAAGCAAACGAATAAATCACAGTATACTACAGCAATGATTCGAG ACGAAAGTCATGTAACGCTTCCACTTGTTGTAAACAGTGTCCAGAACCAGTCAATTATAT CAATTACGAAACAACAGCTAATTGTATTCTCGTTGTCAGCAGTAGGTTTCTTCTTGCTACTTggattattgtttgtttgtttgagatataaaaagaaaacaaaatcaagaCACATTACAAACCTATCACTGAAAGATCCAGGCGAATTTGCACATACAGACAAGAATGAAGAAGCCGATTCTAATAAAGACAATAAAACTAATAGATCATGTAGTTTTGAAAGCTTGTATGATGAAATAGATGAATCCTCCATGATAAAATCATTCAAGAGATTGCAGATAATAAGTCAGACTTCCAATCCATACTTGGATGTAATAGATGAACCGCAGATTcccacaaaagaccaaagtgAACAACTAACTGATAACGACTACATTGATGTTATCAGTGGTTCGGAGAGTCATaaaagttgccaaagtacaacCTCAGACGAATTCAATTATTTAACTCCAGTTACTTCTCACCAATTAGATTACTATAAAGGATCTCTTAGTAGTCATAAGAGTTTGAATGGGGAGGAGGATGACTACTTACACCCGTACACATCAGTTCCTTCAACACAAATCGATTTATCAAAAGAAAACGCAGTTACTTCAAAACGTCACCAAGTACATAACGACAATTCTTTTTCCGATGATGAAATTAACGACCACAAATATTCACATTTGTACCAACAATTAAATGAAGGCTGGGAGACCAAAGCGCCTACTTATTTGACCACTATATCTACACCAAAGCACGATGCCACAGAGACAGATGCCAGCACACCTTCTTGTATAACTCCTTCGACATTTCCAAATGAAAGTGTTCCAGTAACTGATAGAAGTGCTCCTTCCTGCATTGTTCAAACCAAAGATCTCTTAGTAAAAGAAGACGATGTGCCTTCCAGTAATATGTGTTGTCCCTCTTTAAAGGTCACAGTTATAAGTAACAGCACCACTCCATCAATTACATCATGTCATTCTTCAGATATTACAATTAAAGACAACATCGAAATTGACATTTCAGATCCCCTGTTGGATATTTCATATAGAAATGAAAATCAAGATGATATATTCTCTATATTATGCGATATAAAAGAGCATTCTCTGAACTGCATGCACGAGGTTTCACTAGAGGAACAATAA